One window from the genome of Streptomyces sp. NBC_00708 encodes:
- a CDS encoding ATP-binding cassette domain-containing protein, translating into MLCMGHLEAGHLEYYLPDGRVLLGDASFRVADGAVVALVGANGAGKTTLLRLLAGELQPHGGSVSVSGGLGVMRQFVGSVRDERTVRDLLVSVAQPRIQEAALAVDRAEERILTVDDEAAQMAYAQALSDWAEVRGYEAETLWDMCTMAALGVPYEKAQWREVRTLSGGEQKRLVLEALLRGPDEVLLLDEPDNYLDVPGKRWLEERLKETRKTVLFVSHDRELLSRAAQKIVSVEPGPAGSDVWVHGGGFDTYHQARKERFARFEELLRRWEEEHKRLRALVLRLRQQAAISPDMASRYHAMQTRFRKFEEAGPPPEPPREQDIRMRLRGGRTGVRAVTCAQLELTGLMKPFDLEIFYGERVAVLGSNGSGKSHFLRLLAGEPVAHTGEWKLGARVVPGHFAQTHAHPELLGRTLVDILWTEHARDRGAAMSVLRRYELERQGDQPFEKLSGGQQARFQILLLELSGTTALLLDEPTDNLDLESAEALQDGLEAYEGTVVAVTHDRWFAKSFDRYLVFGSDGVVRETSEPVWDERRVERAR; encoded by the coding sequence CTCGTTCCGGGTGGCCGACGGTGCCGTGGTCGCCCTCGTCGGGGCGAACGGCGCCGGCAAGACCACGCTGCTGCGGCTGCTCGCCGGGGAGCTCCAGCCGCACGGCGGCTCGGTGTCCGTGAGCGGCGGGCTCGGCGTGATGCGGCAGTTCGTGGGCTCGGTGCGCGACGAGCGCACGGTCCGCGACCTGCTGGTCTCCGTCGCTCAGCCGCGTATCCAGGAGGCCGCGCTGGCCGTCGACCGGGCCGAGGAGCGCATCCTCACCGTCGACGACGAGGCCGCGCAGATGGCGTACGCGCAGGCGCTGAGCGACTGGGCGGAGGTGCGGGGCTACGAGGCCGAGACGCTCTGGGACATGTGCACCATGGCCGCGCTCGGCGTCCCGTACGAGAAGGCGCAGTGGCGCGAGGTGCGCACGCTGTCCGGCGGTGAGCAGAAGCGGCTGGTCCTGGAGGCGCTGCTGCGCGGGCCCGACGAGGTGCTGCTGCTCGACGAGCCGGACAACTATCTGGACGTCCCCGGCAAGCGGTGGCTGGAGGAGCGGCTGAAGGAGACCCGTAAGACGGTCCTCTTCGTCTCCCACGACCGGGAGCTGCTGTCCCGGGCCGCGCAGAAGATCGTCAGCGTGGAGCCGGGCCCGGCCGGCAGCGATGTCTGGGTGCACGGCGGTGGCTTCGACACGTACCACCAGGCCCGCAAGGAGCGCTTCGCCCGCTTCGAGGAGCTGCTGCGGCGCTGGGAGGAGGAGCACAAGCGGCTGAGGGCGCTCGTGCTCCGCCTGCGCCAGCAGGCGGCGATCAGCCCCGACATGGCGAGCCGCTACCACGCGATGCAGACCCGCTTCCGGAAGTTCGAGGAGGCGGGCCCGCCGCCGGAGCCGCCGCGCGAGCAGGACATCCGGATGCGGCTGCGCGGCGGCCGGACCGGGGTGCGCGCGGTGACCTGCGCGCAGCTGGAGCTGACCGGCCTGATGAAACCGTTCGACCTGGAGATCTTCTACGGGGAACGGGTCGCGGTCCTCGGCTCCAACGGCTCCGGCAAGTCCCACTTCCTGCGTCTCCTCGCGGGCGAGCCCGTCGCGCACACGGGGGAGTGGAAGCTGGGCGCGCGGGTCGTCCCCGGGCACTTCGCGCAGACCCACGCGCACCCGGAGCTGCTGGGCCGCACGCTCGTCGACATCCTGTGGACGGAGCACGCCAGGGACCGGGGCGCGGCGATGTCCGTGCTGCGCCGCTACGAGCTGGAGCGGCAGGGGGACCAGCCGTTCGAGAAGCTCTCGGGCGGCCAGCAGGCCCGGTTCCAGATCCTGCTCCTGGAGCTGTCCGGCACGACCGCGCTGCTGCTCGACGAGCCGACGGACAACCTGGACCTGGAATCGGCGGAGGCGCTGCAGGACGGTCTGGAGGCGTACGAGGGCACGGTGGTCGCGGTGACCCACGACCGGTGGTTCGCGAAGAGCTTCGACCGGTACCTGGTCTTCGGTTCGGACGGGGTCGTACGGGAGACGTCGGAGCCGGTGTGGGACGAGCGGCGGGTCGAGCGGGCGCGGTAG
- the rplM gene encoding 50S ribosomal protein L13, translated as MRTYSPKPGDVTRQWHIIDARDIVLGRLATTAANLLRGKHKAIYAPHMDMGDFVIIINADKVHLSGNKRTQKMAYRHSGFPGGLRSVRYDDLLANNPEKAVEKAIKGMIPKNSLGRQMISKLKVYAGDQHPHAAQQPVPYEITQVAQ; from the coding sequence GTGCGTACGTACAGCCCCAAGCCCGGCGATGTGACTCGCCAGTGGCACATCATTGACGCTCGGGACATCGTCCTCGGCCGTCTCGCCACCACGGCTGCGAACCTCCTCCGAGGCAAGCACAAGGCGATCTACGCCCCCCACATGGACATGGGCGACTTCGTCATCATCATCAACGCCGACAAGGTTCACCTGTCCGGCAACAAGCGGACCCAGAAGATGGCCTACCGCCACTCCGGGTTCCCGGGCGGTCTGCGCTCCGTGCGCTACGACGACCTCCTCGCGAACAACCCCGAGAAGGCCGTCGAGAAGGCCATCAAGGGCATGATCCCCAAGAACTCCCTGGGCCGCCAGATGATCTCGAAGCTGAAGGTCTACGCGGGCGACCAGCACCCGCACGCTGCGCAGCAGCCGGTCCCGTACGAGATCACCCAGGTCGCGCAGTAG
- the rpsI gene encoding 30S ribosomal protein S9 — protein MAETTVETVEGTEGEETYAEVTTFESEVPVEGEYTSESLAGRFGDPQPAAGLGRRKNAIARVRIVPGTGKWKINGRTLESYFPNKVHQQEVNEPFKVLELDGRYDVIARIAGGGVSGQAGALRLGVARALNEADVDNNRATLKKAGFLSRDDRAVERKKAGLKKARKAPQYSKR, from the coding sequence GTGGCCGAGACCACTGTTGAGACCGTCGAGGGCACCGAGGGCGAGGAGACCTACGCCGAGGTGACCACCTTCGAGTCGGAGGTCCCCGTCGAGGGTGAGTACACCTCCGAGTCGCTCGCCGGCCGCTTCGGCGACCCGCAGCCCGCCGCCGGCCTTGGCCGTCGCAAGAACGCCATCGCCCGCGTCCGGATCGTTCCGGGCACCGGCAAGTGGAAGATCAACGGGCGCACCCTCGAGAGCTACTTCCCGAACAAGGTGCACCAGCAGGAAGTCAACGAGCCCTTCAAGGTGCTCGAGCTCGACGGCCGTTACGACGTCATCGCCCGCATCGCGGGTGGCGGCGTCTCGGGTCAGGCCGGCGCCCTGCGCCTCGGCGTGGCCCGCGCGCTGAACGAGGCGGACGTGGACAACAACCGCGCGACGCTGAAGAAGGCCGGCTTCCTCTCCCGCGACGACCGTGCGGTCGAGCGCAAGAAGGCCGGTCTCAAGAAGGCCCGCAAGGCCCCGCAGTACAGCAAGCGCTAA
- the glmM gene encoding phosphoglucosamine mutase, with translation MGRLFGTDGVRGVANADLTAELALGLSVAAAHVLAEAGTFEGHRPTAVVGRDPRASGEFLEAAVVAGLASAGVDVLRVGVLPTPAVAYLTGALGADIGVMLSASHNAMPDNGVKFFARGGHKLADELEDRIETVYEQHRTGEPWSRPTGAGVGRVTDYAEGFDRYVAHLIGVLPNRLDGLKVVLDEAHGAAARVSPEAFARAGAEVVTIGAEPDGLNINDGCGSTHLELLRAAVVEHGAHLGIAHDGDADRCLAVDAAGEEVDGDQILAVLALAMREAGQLRGDTVVGTVMSNLGFKIAMEREGIQLVQTAVGDRYVLESMKAEGYALGGEQSGHVIVLDHATTGDGTLTGLMLAARVAATGRSLAELAGVMERLPQVLVNVPDVDKSRVNTSQELAAAVTEAERELGATGRVLLRPSGTEPLVRVMVEAADIEQARAVAGQLADVVKSALG, from the coding sequence GTGGGACGACTCTTCGGCACGGACGGCGTGCGCGGCGTCGCCAATGCGGACCTGACGGCCGAGCTCGCGCTCGGCCTCTCGGTGGCCGCGGCGCACGTACTGGCCGAGGCGGGCACCTTCGAGGGCCATCGGCCGACGGCCGTGGTGGGCCGCGACCCACGCGCCTCCGGAGAGTTCCTGGAGGCCGCCGTCGTGGCCGGCCTCGCGAGCGCGGGCGTCGACGTCCTGCGGGTCGGCGTGCTGCCGACCCCGGCCGTCGCCTACCTCACCGGCGCCCTGGGCGCCGACATCGGGGTCATGCTCTCCGCCAGCCACAACGCCATGCCGGACAACGGTGTCAAGTTCTTTGCGCGGGGCGGCCACAAGCTCGCCGACGAGCTGGAGGACCGCATCGAGACGGTGTACGAGCAGCACCGCACCGGAGAGCCGTGGTCCCGCCCCACCGGCGCCGGCGTCGGCCGCGTCACCGACTACGCCGAGGGCTTCGACCGCTACGTCGCCCACCTCATCGGCGTCCTGCCGAACCGGCTCGACGGTCTGAAGGTCGTCCTCGACGAGGCCCACGGCGCCGCCGCCCGCGTCTCGCCCGAGGCGTTCGCCCGCGCCGGGGCCGAGGTCGTCACGATCGGCGCCGAGCCGGACGGGCTGAACATCAACGACGGCTGCGGCTCCACGCACCTGGAGCTGCTGCGCGCCGCCGTCGTCGAGCACGGCGCGCACCTGGGCATCGCCCACGACGGCGACGCCGACCGCTGCCTGGCCGTGGACGCGGCGGGCGAGGAGGTCGACGGCGACCAGATCCTCGCCGTGCTGGCCCTCGCCATGCGCGAGGCCGGCCAGCTGCGCGGCGACACCGTCGTCGGCACCGTGATGTCGAACCTCGGCTTCAAGATCGCCATGGAGCGCGAGGGCATCCAGCTCGTCCAGACCGCCGTCGGCGACCGCTACGTCCTGGAGTCGATGAAGGCCGAGGGCTACGCGCTGGGCGGCGAGCAGTCCGGACACGTCATCGTCCTGGACCACGCCACGACCGGCGACGGCACGCTGACCGGCCTGATGCTGGCGGCGCGGGTCGCCGCGACGGGCCGCTCGCTCGCGGAGCTGGCCGGGGTCATGGAGCGCCTGCCGCAGGTCCTCGTCAACGTCCCGGACGTCGACAAGTCCCGCGTGAACACCTCGCAGGAGCTGGCCGCCGCCGTCACGGAGGCCGAACGCGAGCTGGGCGCCACCGGCCGCGTCCTGCTGCGCCCATCGGGCACGGAGCCGCTGGTGCGGGTCATGGTTGAGGCGGCGGACATCGAGCAGGCGCGCGCGGTGGCGGGGCAGCTGGCGGATGTCGTGAAGTCGGCGCTGGGCTAG
- a CDS encoding DUF389 domain-containing protein produces MLHLRLLVPEGRTDEVTDLLERTVGTAHLAVLPGVARDPVGDIVLCDVAREAGDELIAALRRMGLDEFGAITVENMDLTLSARADRAEEAAPGEGSDAVLWEELVEATHDDSTFSATYVAFLAVATMLAACGVMLDNAILIVGAMAVGPEFGPLAGVSTALVQRAPRLVWRSLSALIGGFAAAMLLTVGFAWLMDAFGLFDVSMIEGKRPNTAFVWQPDWMSFVVAFLAGIAGTLSLTSAKSGALIGVAISVTTVPAAANAAVAFSYRDYGQMTGSVQQLLANLGGIVLAGTLTLLAQKALWRKTRHHQRAHTKPTAPTR; encoded by the coding sequence GTGCTGCATCTGCGCCTGCTCGTGCCCGAAGGCCGCACGGACGAGGTGACGGACCTGCTGGAGCGGACCGTCGGCACCGCCCATCTCGCGGTGCTGCCGGGGGTCGCGCGTGACCCGGTGGGCGACATCGTGCTGTGCGACGTGGCGCGCGAGGCGGGCGACGAGCTGATCGCGGCGCTGCGGCGGATGGGACTCGACGAGTTCGGGGCGATCACCGTCGAGAACATGGACCTGACGCTCTCGGCGCGCGCCGACCGCGCCGAGGAGGCCGCACCGGGCGAGGGTTCGGACGCGGTGCTGTGGGAGGAGCTGGTCGAGGCCACGCACGACGACTCGACGTTCAGCGCCACCTATGTGGCGTTCCTCGCGGTCGCGACGATGCTGGCCGCCTGCGGGGTGATGCTGGACAACGCGATCCTGATCGTGGGCGCGATGGCGGTGGGCCCCGAGTTCGGGCCGCTCGCCGGGGTGTCGACGGCGCTGGTGCAGCGCGCCCCGCGCCTGGTGTGGCGCTCGCTGTCGGCACTGATCGGCGGGTTCGCCGCGGCCATGCTGCTGACGGTCGGCTTCGCCTGGCTGATGGACGCCTTCGGGCTGTTCGACGTGTCGATGATCGAGGGGAAGCGGCCGAATACGGCGTTCGTCTGGCAGCCGGACTGGATGTCGTTCGTGGTGGCGTTCCTCGCGGGCATCGCCGGGACGCTCTCCCTGACCTCCGCCAAGTCCGGCGCGCTGATCGGCGTCGCGATCTCGGTGACGACGGTGCCGGCGGCGGCCAACGCGGCGGTGGCCTTCAGTTACCGCGACTACGGCCAGATGACGGGGTCCGTGCAGCAGCTGTTGGCGAACCTCGGCGGGATCGTGCTCGCGGGCACACTGACGCTGCTGGCCCAGAAGGCCCTGTGGCGCAAGACCCGGCACCACCAGCGGGCCCACACGAAGCCGACGGCCCCGACGCGCTGA
- the coaA gene encoding type I pantothenate kinase, protein MITSPARSPRRAEHAATPYVDLSRAEWSALRDKTPLPLTAEEVERLRGLGDVIDLDEVRDVYLPLSRLLNLYVQATSGLRGALNTFLGDAGNGQGAQRGTPFVIGVAGSVAVGKSTSARILRALLARWPEHPRVELVTTDGFLLPMKELHARGLMSRKGFPESYDRRALTRFVADIKAGKDEVTAPVYSHLIYDIVPGERLTVRRPDILIVEGLNVLQPALPGKDGRTRVGLADYFDFSVYVDAKPEDIETWYLNRFRKLRETAFQDPSSYFRKYTQVSEAEAMEYAATMWRTINRPNLVENVAPTRGRATLVLRKGPDHKVQRLSLRKL, encoded by the coding sequence GTGATCACCTCACCCGCACGGAGCCCCCGCCGCGCCGAGCACGCGGCGACGCCGTACGTCGATCTCTCCCGGGCGGAGTGGAGCGCGCTGCGCGACAAGACGCCGCTGCCGCTGACCGCCGAGGAGGTGGAGCGGCTGCGCGGGCTCGGGGACGTCATCGATCTCGACGAGGTGCGGGACGTCTATCTGCCGCTCTCGCGGTTGCTGAACCTGTACGTGCAGGCCACCTCCGGGCTGCGCGGCGCGCTGAACACCTTCCTCGGGGACGCGGGCAACGGGCAGGGCGCGCAGCGCGGGACGCCGTTCGTCATAGGGGTCGCGGGCAGTGTCGCCGTCGGCAAGTCCACCAGCGCCCGTATCCTCCGGGCGCTGCTGGCCCGCTGGCCGGAGCACCCCCGGGTGGAACTGGTGACCACGGACGGATTCCTGCTGCCGATGAAGGAGCTCCACGCGCGCGGCCTGATGTCGCGCAAGGGGTTCCCTGAGTCGTACGACCGCCGCGCCCTCACCCGTTTCGTCGCCGACATCAAGGCGGGCAAGGACGAGGTGACCGCACCGGTCTACTCGCACCTGATCTACGACATCGTGCCCGGCGAGCGGCTCACCGTACGGCGCCCCGACATCCTGATCGTCGAGGGGCTGAACGTCCTCCAGCCCGCGCTTCCCGGCAAGGACGGCCGCACCCGGGTGGGGCTCGCCGACTACTTCGACTTCAGCGTGTACGTGGACGCCAAGCCGGAGGACATCGAGACCTGGTACCTCAACCGCTTCCGGAAGCTGCGCGAGACGGCGTTCCAGGACCCGTCCTCGTACTTCCGCAAGTACACGCAGGTCTCCGAGGCCGAGGCGATGGAGTACGCGGCCACCATGTGGCGCACCATCAACCGGCCGAACCTCGTGGAGAACGTGGCGCCGACCCGGGGCCGTGCCACGCTGGTGCTGCGCAAGGGGCCCGACCACAAGGTCCAGCGGCTGTCGCTGCGCAAGCTCTGA
- the argG gene encoding argininosuccinate synthase, whose product MSKVLTSLPTGERVGIAFSGGLDTSVAVAWMRDKGAVPCTYTADIGQYDEPDIASVPGRAKAYGAELARLVDCRAALVEEGLAALTCGAFHIRSGGRAYFNTTPLGRAVTGTLLVRAMLEDDVQIWGDGSTFKGNDIERFYRYGLLANPHLRIYKPWLDAEFVTELGGRKEMSEWLVAHGLPYRDSTEKAYSTDANIWGATHEAKTLEHLNTGVETVEPIMGVRFWDPTVEIETEDVTIGFDQGRPVTINGEKFETAVDLVMKANAIGGRHGMGMSDQIENRIIEAKSRGIYEAPGMALLHAAYERLVNAIHNEDTLAQYHNEGRRLGRLMYEGRWLDPQALMVRESIQRWVGTAVTGEVTLRLRRGEDYSILDTTGPAFSYHPDKLSMERTEDSAFGPVDRIGQLTMRNLDIADSRAKLEQYAGLGMIGTANPAIGAAQAAATGLIGQLPEGGAEAIASRGEVSDQDEMLDRAAMESGTD is encoded by the coding sequence ATGTCTAAGGTCCTCACCTCCCTGCCCACCGGCGAACGCGTCGGCATCGCCTTCTCGGGCGGCCTCGACACCTCGGTCGCGGTCGCGTGGATGCGCGACAAGGGTGCCGTCCCCTGCACCTACACCGCCGACATCGGCCAGTACGACGAGCCCGACATCGCCTCGGTGCCGGGCCGCGCCAAGGCGTACGGCGCCGAGCTGGCCCGCCTGGTCGACTGCCGCGCCGCGCTCGTCGAGGAGGGCCTGGCCGCGCTGACCTGCGGGGCGTTCCACATCCGCTCGGGCGGCCGGGCGTACTTCAACACCACGCCGCTGGGCCGCGCGGTCACCGGCACGCTCCTGGTCCGGGCGATGCTGGAGGACGACGTCCAGATCTGGGGCGACGGCTCCACGTTCAAGGGCAACGACATCGAGCGGTTCTACCGCTACGGCCTGCTGGCCAACCCGCACCTGCGCATCTACAAGCCCTGGCTGGACGCCGAGTTCGTGACGGAGCTCGGTGGCCGCAAGGAGATGTCGGAGTGGCTGGTCGCCCACGGCCTGCCCTACCGGGACAGCACGGAGAAGGCGTACTCCACGGACGCCAACATCTGGGGCGCCACCCACGAGGCGAAGACGCTGGAGCACCTGAACACCGGGGTGGAGACCGTCGAGCCGATCATGGGCGTGCGGTTCTGGGACCCGACGGTCGAGATCGAGACCGAGGACGTCACGATCGGCTTCGACCAGGGCCGCCCGGTCACGATCAACGGCGAGAAGTTCGAGACGGCCGTCGACCTGGTCATGAAGGCGAACGCCATCGGCGGCCGCCACGGCATGGGCATGTCCGACCAGATCGAGAACCGGATCATCGAGGCCAAGAGCCGGGGCATCTACGAGGCCCCCGGCATGGCCCTGCTGCACGCCGCCTACGAGCGCCTGGTCAACGCGATCCACAACGAGGACACCCTCGCCCAGTACCACAACGAGGGCCGCCGCCTCGGCCGGCTGATGTACGAGGGCCGCTGGCTGGACCCGCAGGCGCTGATGGTCCGCGAGTCGATCCAGCGCTGGGTCGGTACGGCCGTCACCGGCGAGGTCACCCTGCGGCTGCGGCGCGGCGAGGACTACTCGATCCTCGACACCACGGGCCCGGCGTTCAGCTACCACCCGGACAAGCTGTCCATGGAGCGCACCGAGGACTCCGCGTTCGGCCCGGTGGACCGCATCGGCCAGCTCACCATGCGGAACCTGGACATCGCGGACTCCCGCGCCAAGCTGGAGCAGTACGCGGGCCTCGGCATGATCGGCACCGCCAACCCGGCCATCGGCGCGGCCCAGGCCGCCGCCACCGGCCTGATCGGCCAGCTCCCCGAGGGCGGCGCCGAGGCCATCGCCTCGCGCGGCGAGGTCTCGGACCAGGACGAGATGCTGGACCGCGCGGCGATGGAGTCCGGCACGGACTAG
- a CDS encoding DUF4396 domain-containing protein has protein sequence MAAQATLHCLTGCAIGEILGMVIGTAAGLHNGATVALSIALAFVFGYALTMRGVLRAGVPLRQALKVALAADTLSIAVMEIIDNTVMVTIPGAMDAGLADLLFWGALAGSLALAFVITTPVNRWMIGRGKGHAVVHAYH, from the coding sequence ATGGCCGCGCAGGCCACGCTGCACTGCCTCACCGGCTGCGCCATCGGCGAGATCCTCGGCATGGTGATCGGCACGGCGGCCGGGCTGCACAACGGCGCCACCGTGGCCCTCTCCATCGCGCTGGCCTTCGTCTTCGGCTACGCGCTGACCATGCGCGGGGTCCTGCGGGCGGGCGTGCCCCTGCGGCAGGCGCTGAAGGTGGCCCTGGCCGCCGACACGCTGTCGATCGCCGTCATGGAGATCATCGACAACACCGTCATGGTGACGATCCCCGGCGCCATGGACGCGGGCCTGGCCGACCTCCTCTTCTGGGGCGCGCTCGCAGGCTCGCTGGCCCTCGCCTTCGTCATCACGACACCGGTCAACCGGTGGATGATCGGACGCGGCAAGGGCCACGCCGTGGTCCACGCCTACCACTGA
- a CDS encoding dihydrofolate reductase family protein, whose translation MTQLLKVQNFTVSADGVACGENQTLEKPFGHVDPGQLFSWAGATASWPNRTDPGGSRGLDDYMTRDFSHNIGAEIMGRNKFGPQRGPWEDHEWQGWWGGEPPFHTPVFVLTHHKRPSFTLSDTTFHFVDGEPAEVLAQAREAAQGKDVRLGGGVTTVREFLDAGLVDTLHVAVSPVKLGSGLRLWDSPDDLRDRFHLDVVPSPSGMTHHLFWRK comes from the coding sequence ATGACTCAACTGCTGAAGGTCCAGAACTTCACCGTCTCCGCCGACGGCGTCGCCTGCGGGGAGAACCAGACGCTGGAGAAGCCCTTCGGCCATGTCGACCCGGGGCAGCTGTTCTCCTGGGCCGGGGCGACGGCGAGCTGGCCCAATCGGACGGACCCGGGCGGGAGCCGGGGCCTGGACGACTACATGACGCGGGACTTCTCGCACAACATCGGTGCCGAGATCATGGGCCGCAACAAGTTCGGCCCGCAGCGCGGGCCCTGGGAGGACCACGAGTGGCAGGGCTGGTGGGGCGGCGAACCGCCGTTCCACACCCCGGTGTTCGTCCTGACCCACCACAAGCGGCCCTCGTTCACGCTCTCCGACACCACGTTCCACTTCGTGGACGGCGAGCCCGCCGAGGTGCTGGCGCAGGCCCGGGAGGCGGCGCAGGGCAAGGACGTGCGCCTCGGCGGCGGGGTGACGACCGTCAGGGAGTTCCTGGACGCCGGCCTCGTCGACACCCTGCACGTGGCGGTGTCACCGGTGAAGCTGGGATCGGGCCTGCGGCTCTGGGACTCGCCGGACGACCTGCGCGACCGCTTCCACCTGGACGTCGTACCGAGCCCCAGCGGGATGACGCACCACCTCTTCTGGCGGAAGTGA
- a CDS encoding zinc-binding dehydrogenase, whose translation MRAQLPAAGPGGTVHIDEAPEPVPAADEALVAVEAYSVNRGETFQLDGQLDRRWAGWRPGKDVAGTVVRAAADGTGPTAGTRVVAHPPAYGWAERVAVPVHSIAALPDSVDAVTAAALPLAGITALRLLRAAGPVAGRRVLITGASGGVGHYVTELAASSGAAVTAVSATRERGARLLELGAHAVVTSPADAEGPYDVVLESVGGDSLPAALARLAPGGLLVWFGQASRTPVALDFFDFFKGPAEARIAHFDYTRADTTYADELATLVRLVASGRLHPEIGSVRDWSRTDDVVADIRARRVRGNAVLTVG comes from the coding sequence ATGCGCGCACAACTTCCCGCCGCCGGACCGGGCGGCACGGTCCACATCGACGAGGCCCCCGAGCCCGTCCCCGCCGCCGACGAAGCCCTGGTCGCGGTGGAGGCGTACTCCGTCAACCGGGGCGAGACCTTCCAGCTCGACGGGCAGCTCGACCGCCGGTGGGCCGGCTGGCGGCCCGGCAAGGACGTCGCCGGCACGGTCGTACGGGCGGCGGCCGACGGCACCGGCCCCACCGCCGGCACCCGCGTCGTCGCGCACCCGCCGGCGTACGGCTGGGCCGAGCGCGTCGCCGTCCCGGTGCACAGCATCGCCGCGCTCCCCGACAGCGTCGACGCGGTGACGGCGGCGGCCCTCCCGCTGGCCGGCATCACCGCGCTGCGCCTGCTGCGCGCGGCGGGCCCGGTCGCGGGGCGGCGGGTGCTGATCACCGGTGCGAGCGGCGGCGTCGGCCACTACGTCACCGAGCTGGCGGCGTCCTCGGGCGCGGCGGTGACGGCGGTCAGCGCGACCCGGGAGCGCGGGGCGCGGCTGCTGGAGCTGGGGGCGCACGCGGTGGTGACGTCACCGGCGGACGCCGAGGGCCCGTACGACGTGGTGCTGGAGTCGGTGGGCGGCGACTCGCTGCCGGCGGCCCTGGCCCGGCTGGCCCCGGGCGGCCTGCTGGTCTGGTTCGGCCAGGCCAGCCGCACCCCGGTCGCGCTGGACTTCTTCGACTTCTTCAAGGGCCCGGCCGAGGCCCGTATCGCCCACTTCGACTACACCCGCGCGGACACCACGTACGCCGACGAACTCGCCACGCTGGTACGGCTGGTGGCGAGCGGACGCCTGCACCCGGAGATCGGCTCGGTCCGCGACTGGTCCCGCACGGACGACGTCGTCGCGGACATCCGGGCGCGCCGGGTACGGGGGAACGCGGTGCTTACGGTGGGATGA
- a CDS encoding nuclear transport factor 2 family protein, producing MNSTPKDVVLAYMKTLAEGDMDRLRAFFDADVTWTLAGDLPVSGTWTGPDEIFDGFVATMTARLVPETVEIEFLDVLAEGERVLAEWRTRGLTRKGGQYDQHCLAVFTVRDGRIASVREHFDTLHAHNVVFA from the coding sequence ATGAACAGCACCCCCAAGGACGTCGTCCTCGCCTACATGAAGACCCTGGCCGAGGGCGACATGGACCGGCTGAGGGCGTTCTTCGACGCCGATGTCACCTGGACGCTCGCCGGGGACCTGCCCGTCTCGGGCACCTGGACCGGGCCGGACGAGATCTTCGACGGGTTCGTCGCCACGATGACCGCCCGGCTGGTGCCGGAGACGGTGGAGATCGAATTCCTGGACGTGCTCGCGGAGGGCGAGCGGGTGCTCGCCGAGTGGCGGACGCGCGGGCTGACCCGCAAGGGCGGCCAATACGACCAGCACTGCCTGGCCGTGTTCACCGTGCGCGACGGCCGTATCGCCTCGGTGCGGGAGCACTTCGACACCCTGCACGCCCACAACGTCGTCTTCGCCTGA